The following are encoded together in the Bacillus sp. V2I10 genome:
- a CDS encoding glycoside hydrolase family 13 protein, with product MLKEAVYHRPKNNFAYAYDKDTLHIRLQTKKNDAEKVNLIWGDPFTWEQESQGVWKWKSEEHIKMTLLGRTELYDIWTVSLKPPHRRLKYGFEMISGDQTLIFTEQGFLDKKPQDHNEYYFTFPYINEEDIFAAPSWVKDTVWYQIFPERFANGDKALNPKDALPWGSTEPTAANSFGGDFEGVIQNIHYLVKLGITGIYFTPIFKAFSNHKYDTIDYLEIDPQFGDKETFKKLMKVCHQNGIKVMLDAVFNHCGYEFPPFQDVVVNGEASKYKDWFHIDQFPLKKDGKVHYETFGFSENMPKLRTGNPEVREYLLEVGRYWVKEFGIDGWRLDVANEVSHDFWREFRKEIKTIDPEVYILGEVWHDAMPWLQGDQFDAVMNYPYTSVAIDYFAHGKVTASEFINRTAEALLMYPEQVSEVAFNLLGSHDTPRIATVCGENTDKVKQLFVFLLSSPGAPCIYYGDEIGMTGVMDPGCRKCMIWDEEKQDGELLKFITQMIELRKNNPAFGSKGKIQFVEAGREDQHIMYTKTFNEEKILFILNGADHVINVSLPKDLKKASCLLTGQEISGSTVNLDAHGLSIISYE from the coding sequence ATGTTAAAAGAAGCGGTTTACCACCGTCCTAAAAATAATTTTGCTTATGCTTATGATAAAGATACGCTGCACATCCGTCTGCAGACAAAGAAAAATGATGCTGAAAAGGTGAATTTGATTTGGGGGGATCCATTCACGTGGGAGCAGGAGAGCCAAGGAGTCTGGAAATGGAAGTCTGAAGAGCATATAAAGATGACTTTGCTTGGAAGGACGGAGCTTTACGATATTTGGACGGTTTCGCTTAAACCTCCGCATAGACGCTTGAAGTATGGGTTTGAAATGATATCGGGAGATCAAACGCTCATTTTTACGGAGCAGGGATTTTTGGATAAAAAGCCGCAAGATCATAACGAGTACTATTTTACCTTCCCTTATATAAATGAAGAAGATATCTTTGCTGCCCCGTCATGGGTCAAGGACACGGTCTGGTATCAGATTTTTCCGGAACGCTTTGCGAATGGAGACAAAGCACTGAACCCCAAAGATGCTTTGCCTTGGGGAAGTACAGAGCCGACAGCAGCGAACAGCTTCGGCGGAGACTTTGAAGGGGTCATTCAAAATATTCATTACCTGGTGAAGCTTGGCATAACGGGTATCTATTTTACCCCTATTTTTAAAGCGTTTTCGAATCACAAGTACGATACAATTGATTATTTAGAAATTGATCCGCAGTTTGGAGACAAAGAAACGTTTAAAAAGTTAATGAAGGTCTGTCATCAAAATGGCATTAAAGTGATGCTTGATGCCGTGTTTAATCATTGCGGCTATGAGTTTCCCCCGTTTCAGGATGTGGTCGTAAACGGAGAAGCGTCAAAATATAAAGATTGGTTCCACATTGATCAGTTTCCGCTGAAAAAAGACGGCAAGGTTCATTACGAAACGTTCGGTTTCTCGGAAAATATGCCAAAGCTCAGAACAGGGAATCCTGAAGTGCGGGAATACTTGCTTGAGGTTGGGCGATACTGGGTGAAGGAATTTGGCATTGACGGCTGGAGACTTGATGTTGCAAATGAGGTTTCCCATGACTTCTGGCGTGAGTTCCGTAAAGAAATCAAAACGATTGATCCTGAGGTTTATATTTTAGGAGAGGTATGGCATGATGCAATGCCTTGGCTGCAGGGTGATCAGTTTGATGCAGTGATGAATTATCCGTACACAAGTGTGGCAATCGACTATTTTGCTCACGGAAAAGTAACAGCATCAGAGTTTATCAACCGAACGGCAGAAGCGCTTCTTATGTATCCTGAGCAAGTGTCGGAGGTTGCATTTAACTTGCTTGGAAGTCATGACACCCCTCGTATCGCTACTGTCTGCGGAGAAAATACAGATAAAGTAAAGCAGCTTTTCGTTTTTCTGCTCTCATCACCGGGCGCACCATGTATTTATTATGGGGACGAAATAGGCATGACGGGCGTGATGGATCCAGGCTGCCGCAAATGCATGATTTGGGATGAGGAAAAACAGGACGGGGAATTATTGAAATTTATTACGCAGATGATTGAGCTTCGCAAAAACAATCCGGCATTCGGCAGCAAGGGGAAAATTCAATTTGTCGAGGCTGGGCGAGAAGATCAGCATATCATGTATACAAAAACGTTTAACGAGGAAAAAATCCTGTTCATTTTAAACGGGGCAGATCATGTAATTAATGTTTCTCTTCCTAAGGATTTGAAGAAGGCATCATGCCTATTAACAGGTCAAGAGATTTCAGGATCAACGGTTAATCTTGATGCCCATGGGCTCAGCATTATCTCATATGAATAA
- a CDS encoding LacI family DNA-binding transcriptional regulator, with translation MKKATMKDIASQANVSVATVSYVLNNAENQSIPAETKERVLQIAKKLNYVPNLAARSLVKQKTGLIGILLNRSAHEGVWRRAYHAEFIFELEQLLTKQGYHVVLSSIDVEKPNLEIIAERKLDGVFLIDAREDFFYSISKTVPTGVPLVLVDSVIDDELFYKVMYDYKRAFSAAKKQLKGKSAILIMEKFHNAGLTEHIKIASGLAEDDIHLMEDERVLAEFLVKNTDQSAIILNEFLASTVSKYRNIEDDAVICTSNCPEILPAGAEMVLFKDSKANIAFKVLSDLIKDNRGLHLEKYTYIPAE, from the coding sequence ATGAAAAAAGCAACAATGAAAGATATTGCGTCTCAAGCGAATGTTTCTGTTGCGACTGTGAGCTACGTTTTAAATAATGCAGAAAATCAATCGATTCCAGCAGAGACAAAGGAACGTGTGCTCCAGATTGCAAAGAAATTAAATTATGTGCCTAACCTAGCTGCAAGATCACTTGTTAAGCAGAAGACGGGGTTAATCGGAATTCTTTTAAACCGCTCTGCACATGAAGGGGTATGGAGACGCGCTTATCACGCCGAGTTTATTTTTGAGCTTGAGCAGCTGCTGACAAAACAGGGGTATCACGTTGTGCTTTCAAGTATTGATGTGGAGAAGCCCAATCTTGAGATTATCGCAGAACGTAAGCTGGATGGCGTTTTCTTGATTGATGCCCGGGAAGATTTCTTCTACAGCATCTCAAAAACTGTTCCAACAGGAGTGCCGCTCGTACTCGTTGACAGTGTAATTGATGATGAATTGTTTTACAAGGTCATGTATGATTACAAGAGAGCTTTTTCAGCTGCAAAAAAACAGCTAAAAGGAAAATCAGCCATTTTAATTATGGAGAAGTTTCACAATGCTGGACTTACTGAGCATATTAAAATCGCATCGGGTCTTGCAGAGGATGACATACATCTTATGGAGGATGAAAGAGTCCTTGCTGAATTTTTAGTAAAGAACACCGATCAATCAGCGATTATTCTAAACGAGTTTTTGGCCTCCACTGTATCGAAATACCGGAACATTGAAGATGATGCCGTGATTTGCACATCCAATTGTCCGGAAATCCTTCCTGCGGGAGCTGAAATGGTTTTATTCAAGGACTCTAAAGCGAATATTGCATTCAAGGTTTTATCCGATCTTATAAAAGACAACAGAGGTCTGCATTTAGAAAAATACACTTATATACCGGCAGAGTAG
- a CDS encoding dimethylarginine dimethylaminohydrolase family protein yields MGEFILTTIRKPDQTLACFSEYDSLKRVLVCQPNYMRITEVINETQRHYADENIDVDLAISQHQQFVRTLEKNGAEVIMLTPYEKYPEQVFTRDIGFTLGKTVYVSEMGQDIRQGEEEVLRSWLDVHGYPLQCLREHRIEGGDVIIDRTAIFVGVSDRTCMYAIEKLQSLVPAFEVIPVPINEKYLHLDCVFNVLSESEALVFPDAFEEKELKMLRLRYNLIEVTGAEQFTMGTNVLSIGDKKIISLPVNKNVNKQLRDRGYEVIEVDITEIIKSGGSFRCCTLPLLRTV; encoded by the coding sequence ATGGGGGAATTTATTTTGACGACCATTCGAAAACCAGATCAGACGCTAGCCTGTTTTAGCGAATATGATTCATTAAAGCGGGTGCTGGTATGTCAGCCAAACTATATGCGGATCACCGAAGTTATTAATGAAACACAGAGGCATTATGCCGATGAAAATATTGATGTAGACCTCGCAATCAGCCAGCATCAGCAGTTTGTCCGGACATTAGAGAAAAATGGGGCAGAAGTAATTATGCTCACACCTTATGAAAAATACCCTGAGCAAGTGTTCACCCGTGACATTGGCTTCACTTTAGGCAAAACCGTTTACGTTTCGGAAATGGGCCAGGACATCAGACAGGGAGAGGAAGAAGTGCTGCGGAGCTGGCTTGACGTACATGGCTATCCGCTGCAATGTCTGAGAGAACACCGGATTGAAGGCGGAGACGTGATCATCGACAGAACGGCTATTTTCGTTGGGGTGAGTGACAGAACGTGCATGTATGCGATCGAAAAACTGCAGTCGCTTGTTCCAGCCTTTGAGGTTATACCTGTTCCTATCAATGAAAAATACCTTCATCTAGACTGTGTATTTAATGTCCTGTCTGAATCGGAAGCCCTGGTCTTTCCTGATGCGTTTGAAGAGAAAGAGCTGAAAATGCTTAGGTTGCGCTATAATTTAATTGAAGTAACGGGAGCTGAACAGTTTACAATGGGCACAAACGTCCTTTCGATAGGCGATAAAAAAATCATCAGTCTTCCTGTTAATAAAAATGTTAACAAACAGCTCAGAGACAGAGGGTATGAGGTTATTGAAGTGGATATCACTGAAATCATTAAATCTGGCGGCTCTTTCAGATGCTGTACATTACCTCTTTTAAGAACAGTATAA
- a CDS encoding ATP-binding protein has protein sequence MKNEIELETLRKENQLLKELITQWPSAFTYVNPELELAVCKEKADMPPSIQKMTSTQLTAYTNQRLYLSSSANDSFHHTEAFLSDIFDLVAHHVVFIDEAGIVTLCNLQAAKDHGVNRDEIIGKHLRELVCIPDDQLLTLETARTGIEFIDREVLDKNYGILNTKILWNSDGSIKRVIGTFYFLNAIKEAEKQAIAGRIAAGIAHEIRNPLTTVRGFLQVLQASADPETKSLFQTILIPEIDRANKIISDFLSIAKPAEIRSEHFEVKEFLLNHLGRILESESLLYSIEFQVKIDPSAEGIYILGNKDELLQVFLNLFQNSFQAKNTDPLRIHISCTRLENRLQISFSDNGKGIIPSALHHIFDPFFSTKDSGTGLGLSVSKKIVENHKGTMTASSDENGTIFYLDFPVWEERI, from the coding sequence ATGAAAAATGAAATTGAACTAGAAACATTACGAAAAGAAAATCAGCTTTTAAAAGAACTCATCACACAATGGCCGTCTGCATTTACTTATGTAAATCCGGAACTCGAGCTTGCGGTTTGCAAAGAGAAGGCAGACATGCCTCCATCCATTCAGAAAATGACCAGCACACAGCTGACAGCTTACACAAATCAGCGCCTCTACCTATCATCATCAGCAAATGATTCATTTCATCACACAGAAGCTTTTTTATCCGACATCTTCGATTTAGTTGCCCATCATGTTGTTTTCATTGATGAAGCGGGCATTGTTACTTTATGCAATCTTCAAGCAGCAAAGGATCACGGGGTCAACCGGGACGAGATTATCGGCAAGCATTTAAGGGAGCTTGTATGCATTCCAGACGATCAGCTTCTGACACTTGAAACCGCCCGCACCGGGATTGAATTCATTGACCGTGAAGTGCTTGATAAAAATTATGGAATCCTGAATACGAAAATCCTCTGGAATAGCGACGGATCCATTAAACGGGTAATCGGCACCTTCTACTTTTTAAATGCGATAAAAGAAGCCGAAAAACAGGCGATCGCCGGCAGAATTGCTGCTGGAATTGCCCATGAAATCAGAAATCCCTTAACTACGGTCAGAGGCTTTCTTCAGGTGCTTCAAGCTTCAGCAGATCCTGAAACGAAAAGCTTATTTCAGACAATTTTAATTCCTGAAATCGACCGGGCAAATAAAATCATTTCAGATTTCCTGAGCATCGCAAAACCTGCCGAAATTCGGTCTGAGCATTTTGAAGTGAAAGAATTTCTCCTGAATCATTTAGGAAGAATCTTAGAAAGCGAATCGCTTCTTTACTCCATTGAGTTTCAAGTCAAAATTGACCCCTCAGCAGAAGGGATCTATATCCTTGGAAATAAGGATGAACTGCTTCAGGTCTTTCTGAATCTGTTTCAAAATTCGTTTCAGGCAAAAAACACAGATCCGCTGAGAATTCACATCTCTTGCACGCGCCTGGAAAATCGTCTGCAAATCAGCTTTTCTGATAATGGAAAGGGCATTATCCCTTCCGCTCTGCATCATATATTCGATCCGTTCTTCTCTACAAAAGACAGCGGAACAGGACTCGGTCTCTCTGTTTCGAAAAAAATTGTCGAGAACCATAAGGGTACAATGACGGCAAGCAGTGACGAAAACGGTACTATATTTTATCTGGATTTTCCTGTTTGGGAGGAGCGGATTTAA